The following proteins are encoded in a genomic region of Paenibacillus sp. FSL R7-0273:
- a CDS encoding PAS domain S-box protein: protein MDYLAENHSILDQAFMMSPVGMAVWAIEAHKWIKVNSTLCDILGCNEADFLQNTVCGSLIAPPAEQEGLSLTETIDPRSLAPGATSVKELKFYSRAGRPLWLSLTLVRPEAGQDSPHIIVYAADITDRKIADQLTVDSRDLYDLFIKDDQSMISFTQPDGILSFISPSSLKLIGYTPEEMIGRNRLEFYHPDDSRSMNLADGLLGNDTYIRRLRHKDGHYIWFETSFHALRNENNEITRIMGIGRNVNSRKQNEEALAAAQRVARIGSWSWDLAKGKLSFSEELQRMLHIQAGKDGMDYQTLVDLVHPDDLDYLYKNVERALARGASGEAAYRLILQDHSELTINIQWDVILNPDGEPIQLIGMMQDITERQQMERQLRESERNFRLMSENSLDLISRHAVKDSIFLYCSPASSSLLGYEPEEMVGTSAYDYLHPDDLLMMQQMMAQSEADRFIPPISYRYRHKNGSYVWFETNSRYIFDEHGQIAEIIAVGRDITERKQFEARLQESEQHYKSLFEYNPSAVYSMNLQGDYLTANTILEELSGYSMEELIGNYYGPLVHEKDVQKTKCHFDMAVRGVPQNYDLTLIHKSGHLVEINTTNIPIIIDDEVVGVFGISRDITERTRYTEQIEKLSNDYTLILNAVSEGIFGLDTEGRVTFINPAGAQMLGFAYGEIMGQPYLGYIQQTELDGIYSRPEESPLMQAVRAGESLQSNNAVLWRKDGSSFLAEYQVTPLFDKGERIGAVVVFRDITNEQEIIRAKESAEKADQAKSEFLAIMSHELRTPMNGIMGMTDLLVDTELNEEQRGYAAIISESSASLLYILNEILDLSKIEAGKMTLAQEPVNLEWVMESVTELFLPKAKEKNIELTCRIAPDVPEMITGDADRLRQVLVNLASNAVKFTEQGAVDIAVETEFCPNKHQMTLKFSVQDTGIGIPPEKQSLLFQSFSQLHPAINRKYGGTGLGLSICKRLVELMGGAIAVDSREGEGANFYFTLPMHLDYEPDKAPVEDDTAGTGLSNTLKAGTASYALPEPGEPGLHLPGDIPGVEPKFGPLRILVAEDHPVNQKLLLTMLQKRGYAADLAEDGRQALQNVLQQPYDLVFMDVQMPVMSGLTAAARIRDQLAPDNRPYLVAVTAFTRPEDRERCLAVGMEDFISKPFQASDIERVLQKRQERIAL, encoded by the coding sequence ATGGATTACTTGGCAGAGAATCATAGTATTCTGGATCAGGCATTCATGATGTCCCCGGTAGGAATGGCAGTGTGGGCCATAGAGGCGCATAAGTGGATTAAGGTCAATTCCACATTATGCGATATCTTGGGCTGCAATGAAGCTGACTTTCTCCAGAACACCGTTTGCGGCAGCCTGATTGCACCGCCGGCTGAGCAGGAGGGGCTGTCATTGACAGAAACGATAGACCCGCGCTCACTTGCACCTGGGGCAACCTCCGTGAAGGAACTGAAATTCTACAGCCGTGCAGGCCGCCCCTTGTGGCTGTCCCTTACCTTAGTGCGTCCTGAGGCCGGACAGGACTCCCCGCACATTATCGTATATGCAGCGGATATAACAGACCGTAAAATCGCGGATCAGCTTACTGTAGACAGCCGTGATTTATACGATTTATTTATAAAAGATGATCAGAGCATGATTTCCTTTACCCAGCCCGACGGTATTCTGAGCTTCATTTCCCCCTCTTCGCTGAAGCTTATAGGCTACACGCCGGAGGAGATGATCGGCAGGAACCGGCTGGAATTCTACCATCCCGATGATAGCAGGAGCATGAACCTGGCGGACGGGCTGCTCGGGAATGATACTTATATCCGCCGTCTGCGCCATAAGGACGGTCACTATATCTGGTTTGAAACCTCCTTTCATGCGCTGCGGAATGAGAATAATGAAATTACCAGAATTATGGGCATCGGCCGGAACGTGAACAGCCGCAAACAGAATGAAGAGGCTCTGGCTGCCGCGCAGAGAGTTGCCCGGATCGGCTCCTGGAGCTGGGATCTGGCTAAGGGCAAGCTGTCTTTCTCGGAAGAGCTGCAGCGGATGCTCCATATCCAGGCAGGGAAAGACGGGATGGATTATCAGACTCTTGTTGACCTGGTTCATCCTGATGATCTTGATTATCTCTATAAGAATGTTGAGCGGGCACTGGCCCGGGGAGCCTCCGGAGAGGCTGCTTACCGGCTGATTCTCCAGGATCATAGTGAGCTCACGATCAATATCCAATGGGATGTCATTCTGAATCCGGATGGAGAGCCGATCCAGCTGATCGGGATGATGCAGGATATCACCGAGCGGCAGCAGATGGAGCGCCAGCTCAGGGAGAGCGAGCGCAATTTCCGCCTGATGTCGGAGAATTCCCTGGACCTGATCTCGCGCCATGCGGTTAAGGACAGCATCTTCTTGTACTGCTCTCCCGCCAGCAGCTCGCTGCTGGGCTATGAGCCTGAGGAAATGGTCGGCACCAGCGCCTATGACTACCTTCATCCGGACGATCTGCTGATGATGCAGCAGATGATGGCGCAAAGCGAGGCGGACAGATTTATTCCGCCGATATCCTACCGGTACCGTCACAAAAACGGCAGCTACGTCTGGTTTGAGACGAACAGCCGCTATATTTTTGATGAACACGGGCAGATTGCCGAGATCATTGCCGTCGGACGGGATATCACCGAGCGCAAGCAGTTTGAGGCCAGGCTGCAGGAGAGCGAGCAGCACTATAAATCGCTGTTTGAATATAACCCGTCAGCGGTTTATTCCATGAATCTGCAAGGGGACTATTTAACGGCGAATACTATTCTTGAGGAACTGTCCGGCTACTCCATGGAGGAGCTGATCGGCAATTATTACGGACCGCTTGTGCATGAAAAGGATGTTCAAAAGACGAAGTGCCATTTTGACATGGCTGTCCGGGGTGTGCCGCAAAATTATGATCTGACTCTGATTCATAAATCAGGACATCTGGTAGAGATCAATACAACCAATATCCCGATCATTATTGATGACGAGGTGGTCGGGGTCTTCGGCATATCCCGCGATATAACCGAACGTACCCGCTATACCGAGCAGATCGAGAAGCTCAGCAATGACTACACCCTGATTCTTAATGCGGTGTCCGAGGGGATTTTTGGGCTTGATACGGAAGGCAGAGTGACCTTTATTAATCCGGCGGGAGCGCAGATGCTGGGCTTCGCCTACGGTGAAATTATGGGGCAGCCTTATCTCGGTTATATTCAGCAGACGGAGCTGGACGGTATCTATTCGCGGCCTGAGGAGTCTCCGCTGATGCAGGCTGTACGGGCGGGAGAGTCGCTTCAGAGCAATAATGCGGTATTGTGGCGGAAGGACGGATCAAGCTTTTTGGCCGAATATCAGGTAACCCCTTTGTTTGATAAAGGCGAGCGTATCGGAGCGGTTGTTGTCTTCCGCGATATTACCAACGAGCAGGAGATCATCCGCGCCAAGGAATCTGCCGAAAAGGCTGACCAGGCCAAATCGGAATTCCTCGCCATTATGAGTCATGAGCTGAGAACCCCGATGAATGGCATTATGGGCATGACCGACCTTCTTGTGGACACGGAGCTGAATGAGGAGCAGCGCGGGTATGCTGCGATTATCAGTGAGAGCAGTGCCTCGCTGCTGTATATTCTGAATGAAATCCTCGATTTGAGTAAAATTGAAGCCGGGAAAATGACGCTTGCCCAGGAGCCGGTCAATTTGGAGTGGGTGATGGAAAGTGTCACGGAGCTGTTCCTGCCCAAGGCAAAGGAGAAAAATATCGAGCTGACCTGCAGGATCGCCCCGGATGTACCCGAGATGATTACCGGAGATGCAGACCGGCTGCGCCAGGTACTGGTTAATCTGGCCAGCAATGCGGTCAAATTTACCGAGCAGGGAGCGGTGGATATTGCCGTGGAGACGGAATTCTGCCCTAACAAGCACCAAATGACCCTTAAGTTCAGCGTGCAGGATACCGGAATCGGGATTCCGCCGGAGAAGCAGTCCCTGTTATTCCAATCCTTCTCGCAGCTGCATCCGGCGATTAACCGCAAATATGGCGGTACCGGACTGGGCCTGTCTATCTGCAAGCGGCTTGTGGAGCTTATGGGAGGAGCTATTGCGGTAGACAGCAGGGAGGGCGAAGGCGCCAACTTTTATTTCACCCTGCCGATGCATCTCGATTATGAACCGGATAAGGCTCCCGTGGAGGATGATACTGCAGGTACAGGGCTTAGTAATACTCTAAAAGCGGGCACCGCCTCCTACGCATTGCCGGAGCCGGGAGAGCCAGGACTGCACCTTCCCGGGGATATTCCCGGGGTGGAGCCCAAATTCGGCCCGCTGCGGATTCTGGTGGCCGAAGATCATCCGGTCAACCAGAAGCTTCTGCTGACCATGCTGCAGAAACGGGGATACGCCGCGGACCTGGCAGAGGACGGCCGGCAGGCGCTGCAGAATGTGCTGCAGCAGCCGTATGATCTTGTGTTTATGGATGTGCAGATGCCGGTGATGAGCGGGCTTACCGCCGCAGCCAGAATCCGTGACCAGCTTGCGCCGGATAACCGTCCGTATCTGGTGGCTGTAACAGCCTTCACGCGGCCCGAGGACAGGGAACGGTGCCTGGCTGTAGGAATGGAGGATTTCATCAGCAAGCCGTTTCAGGCATCGGATATTGAGCGTGTTCTGCAGAAGCGGCAGGAGCGGATCGCTTTATGA
- a CDS encoding C39 family peptidase, which translates to MSGTSQSRRVLAAEPYTQWEPGVHSPGSACGPATLAAMMEFWHTRRGAAFIPGSRHFATKAAHINYIYSHHSGRAWGMSVRSFVRAVHGYISSASGKDEIKSGGHEVAVFNDIERYKAEINAGRPVAVKFDKWFSLRWQGEFAYDYHWVLGTGYEEPADGPGPVLIVHDNGVRLRSGGFLPGQERRIHYKPNRAVISMVSLNIPGF; encoded by the coding sequence ATGAGCGGGACATCGCAGAGCCGCCGCGTCCTTGCAGCAGAGCCTTATACACAATGGGAGCCGGGCGTTCATTCGCCCGGCTCTGCGTGCGGGCCCGCCACTCTGGCCGCGATGATGGAATTCTGGCATACGCGCAGGGGAGCGGCTTTTATTCCCGGCAGCAGGCATTTTGCCACCAAAGCGGCCCATATAAATTACATATACAGCCATCACAGCGGGAGAGCCTGGGGCATGAGTGTACGCAGCTTCGTCCGGGCTGTTCACGGGTATATCAGCTCTGCTTCCGGGAAGGATGAGATTAAGAGCGGCGGGCATGAAGTAGCAGTATTTAACGATATAGAGCGGTATAAAGCGGAAATTAACGCCGGGCGTCCGGTGGCAGTCAAATTCGATAAGTGGTTCAGCCTCCGCTGGCAGGGGGAGTTTGCCTATGATTATCATTGGGTGCTGGGGACCGGTTATGAGGAGCCGGCTGACGGCCCGGGGCCTGTGCTGATTGTACACGATAACGGGGTTCGGCTTAGAAGCGGGGGCTTTCTTCCGGGGCAGGAGCGGCGCATTCACTACAAACCTAATCGGGCTGTTATATCTATGGTAAGCCTCAATATTCCCGGTTTCTAA
- the pulA gene encoding type I pullulanase has product MSVQKEMKEPIHYGDPAATGGISVFDQEFDQLFSYDGDDLGLSYTPQSSSFCLWAPTAFEAEVVLYHSWEDAAGEHLPMTREVRGTWRLKISGDLEGKFYTYRVRVGEQWNEAADPYARAVGVNGDRSAILDMSKTNPERWTDEKPLLADPVDAVIYELHLRDLSVHPDSGIVHKSQYLGLTEDGTRGPEGIATGLDHIAGLGVTHVQLLPFYDYATESVDETKLDQPHYNWGYDPKNFNAPEGSYATNPYAPAVRIRELKTMIQALHDRGLRVIMDVVYNHVYDGFRVNFTKLVPGYYLRYKQDGSLSNGSGCGNDVASERLMVSRFIVESVLYWAEEYHIDGFRFDLMGLLDIETMQEIRRRLDQLDPSIMTIGEGWIMDTELAPGKLADQSNAASLPGIGHFNDGFRDAVKGNIFRYGERGFISGKHGLEQEVKTGITGGIVHEQASGQFADEPRQCVNFVECHDNHTLWDKIVLSTPGERDTDRAAMHRLASAMVLTSQGIPFLHAGQEFMRTKDGVENSYKSPVEVNWMDWERCAAHAGDVDYMKRLIALRRAHPAFRLRTAEEIRTQLMFEQSPAGAVAYTLRDHAGGDAAEHLYVLYNANPAGTTLKLPALGEWGILFGGELVSKLAGGVLNVTGTGMVVLAV; this is encoded by the coding sequence TTGTCCGTACAAAAAGAAATGAAAGAACCGATTCACTATGGCGATCCGGCGGCCACCGGCGGAATATCTGTGTTTGATCAGGAGTTTGACCAGCTTTTCAGCTATGACGGCGATGATCTGGGCTTAAGCTATACTCCCCAGTCCTCCTCATTCTGCCTGTGGGCGCCTACTGCGTTTGAAGCAGAGGTTGTGCTGTATCATTCCTGGGAGGATGCCGCAGGGGAGCACCTGCCTATGACCCGTGAGGTGCGGGGCACATGGAGGCTTAAGATTAGCGGTGACCTGGAGGGTAAATTCTACACCTACCGGGTGCGTGTCGGAGAGCAGTGGAACGAAGCGGCGGACCCTTATGCCAGGGCTGTCGGGGTTAACGGTGACCGGAGTGCCATCCTGGATATGTCCAAGACTAACCCGGAGCGCTGGACGGATGAGAAGCCGCTGCTGGCCGACCCGGTCGATGCTGTCATCTACGAGCTGCATCTGCGTGACTTATCTGTTCATCCTGACAGCGGTATCGTCCACAAAAGCCAGTACCTGGGCCTGACAGAGGATGGGACACGCGGCCCTGAGGGGATTGCGACAGGACTGGATCATATCGCCGGTCTTGGCGTGACACATGTGCAGCTGCTGCCGTTTTATGATTATGCTACAGAGAGCGTCGATGAAACAAAGCTGGATCAGCCCCATTATAACTGGGGGTATGACCCGAAGAATTTCAACGCGCCGGAAGGCTCCTATGCCACCAATCCCTATGCTCCGGCTGTAAGAATCCGTGAGCTGAAGACAATGATACAGGCGCTGCATGACCGCGGGCTGCGTGTCATTATGGATGTCGTCTACAACCATGTATATGACGGCTTCCGCGTCAACTTTACGAAGCTGGTTCCCGGTTATTATCTCCGCTACAAGCAGGACGGCAGTCTGTCGAACGGCTCGGGCTGCGGGAATGATGTTGCCAGCGAGCGGCTGATGGTATCCCGCTTTATTGTCGAGTCGGTCCTGTACTGGGCGGAGGAATATCATATCGACGGCTTCCGCTTTGATCTGATGGGCCTGCTGGATATTGAGACCATGCAGGAGATCCGCCGCCGTCTGGATCAGCTTGACCCTTCGATTATGACGATCGGTGAGGGCTGGATTATGGATACGGAGCTTGCGCCCGGGAAGCTGGCCGATCAGAGCAATGCGGCTAGTCTGCCGGGTATCGGCCATTTCAACGACGGCTTCCGTGATGCGGTGAAGGGTAATATCTTCCGCTACGGGGAGCGGGGGTTTATCAGCGGTAAGCATGGACTGGAGCAGGAGGTAAAGACGGGGATTACCGGGGGCATCGTGCACGAGCAGGCTTCCGGACAGTTTGCCGATGAGCCCCGGCAGTGTGTGAACTTTGTGGAATGCCATGATAATCATACACTCTGGGACAAAATCGTGCTGTCCACCCCGGGAGAGCGTGATACGGACCGTGCAGCCATGCACCGCCTGGCCTCCGCAATGGTGCTGACCAGCCAGGGGATTCCGTTCCTGCATGCCGGACAGGAATTCATGCGCACCAAGGATGGCGTAGAGAACAGCTATAAGTCGCCGGTAGAGGTCAACTGGATGGACTGGGAGCGCTGCGCCGCCCATGCCGGCGATGTTGATTACATGAAGCGCCTGATTGCGCTGCGGAGGGCCCATCCGGCCTTCCGGCTGCGCACTGCGGAGGAAATCCGCACACAGCTGATGTTTGAGCAGTCGCCGGCCGGTGCAGTGGCTTATACACTGCGGGACCATGCCGGAGGGGATGCCGCAGAGCATCTGTATGTGCTCTATAATGCCAATCCGGCAGGCACTACCCTCAAGCTGCCGGCCCTTGGCGAATGGGGCATTCTGTTCGGCGGCGAGCTGGTCTCCAAGCTTGCGGGCGGTGTGCTGAACGTTACCGGAACAGGTATGGTTGTACTCGCTGTATAG
- a CDS encoding PadR family transcriptional regulator, whose amino-acid sequence MISSDVIRGYNDTLILYMLLDGESYGYEISKNIRKLSDEKYVMKETTLYSAFTRLEKNGYIDSFFLDETFGKRRTYYRITPLGLAYYREKCAEWKVTQEVVNKFIKEL is encoded by the coding sequence TTGATCAGCAGTGATGTTATCCGGGGCTATAACGATACCCTTATTCTCTACATGCTGCTTGATGGCGAATCTTACGGATATGAAATATCCAAGAACATCAGGAAGCTGTCAGACGAGAAGTATGTCATGAAGGAGACCACTCTTTACTCCGCATTCACCCGGCTTGAGAAGAACGGATATATCGACTCTTTTTTTCTGGATGAGACGTTTGGGAAGAGACGCACCTATTACCGCATTACACCGCTGGGTCTGGCTTACTACCGGGAGAAATGTGCAGAATGGAAGGTCACGCAAGAGGTTGTTAATAAATTTATAAAGGAGCTGTAG
- a CDS encoding permease prefix domain 1-containing protein has product MDTIAAYLNNMFASLPRTEQTYNLKQDLLANMEEKYHELKQEGKSENEAVGIVISEFGNIDELIEELELVKGGEDTLLPLLAPEDTWSYTMAKKKAGFMVGIGVMLCMIGPALLIVLVTLAEFGFLRGVLSEDTAGIIGVSILLVLIALAVGMFIYSSSITDRFKYLEKGFNLPYFLRTELEQRRRAYTPTYTLSLTLGICLCVVSPVLVIIWAAVSEDTTGYGAAIMLLLIALAVFLFIYYGTIKESFSFLLKEGEYTELPPEKKEEKRIMGSIAAIVWPLATCIFLISGFVFQRWDINWIVFPVTGILLGIFGSVYNLVKAR; this is encoded by the coding sequence ATGGATACAATAGCCGCATATTTGAATAATATGTTCGCTTCTCTGCCCAGGACAGAGCAGACGTACAATCTGAAGCAGGATCTGCTTGCCAACATGGAGGAGAAATATCATGAGCTCAAACAAGAAGGCAAATCGGAAAACGAAGCGGTAGGCATCGTTATTTCCGAATTCGGCAACATTGATGAGCTGATTGAAGAGCTTGAACTGGTCAAGGGCGGGGAGGATACGCTGCTTCCGCTGCTTGCGCCTGAGGATACCTGGAGCTATACAATGGCTAAGAAGAAGGCCGGCTTCATGGTCGGGATCGGTGTCATGCTGTGCATGATCGGTCCTGCGCTGCTGATCGTTCTTGTTACCCTTGCTGAATTCGGCTTTCTGCGCGGGGTACTCTCGGAGGATACCGCTGGAATAATCGGTGTAAGTATATTGCTGGTGCTGATAGCTCTTGCGGTAGGCATGTTCATTTACAGCAGCTCTATTACGGACAGATTTAAATATCTGGAAAAGGGCTTTAATCTGCCTTACTTTTTGCGGACAGAGCTTGAGCAGCGCAGACGTGCATATACTCCCACCTATACCCTGTCGCTGACGCTTGGCATTTGTCTTTGTGTAGTATCACCGGTTCTGGTTATTATCTGGGCTGCCGTTAGTGAGGACACTACGGGTTATGGTGCGGCTATCATGCTCTTGCTCATCGCACTTGCAGTCTTTCTGTTCATCTACTACGGAACAATCAAGGAGAGCTTCAGCTTTCTGCTCAAGGAAGGGGAATATACCGAGCTCCCTCCTGAAAAAAAAGAAGAGAAGCGCATCATGGGCTCAATCGCTGCTATTGTCTGGCCGCTCGCTACCTGCATTTTTCTGATTAGCGGCTTTGTTTTCCAGCGCTGGGACATTAACTGGATCGTATTTCCGGTAACCGGCATTCTGCTCGGCATATTCGGCTCGGTATATAATCTGGTAAAAGCCCGTTAA
- a CDS encoding glutamate synthase subunit beta, whose translation MGKATGFIEYQRQTAAECEPLERIKNWDEFLLPMDEDKLKEQGARCMDCGTPFCHVGRLLSGMASGCPLHNLIPEWNDLVYRGNWQVALKRLHKTNNFPEFTGRVCPSPCEGACTVGMNGSPVTIKTIERSIVDRGFAEGWILPEPPLVRTGKRVAVVGSGPAGLACAAQLNKAGHTVTVYERADRIGGLLTYGIPNMKLDKQTVQRRVDLLAAEGITFVTRTEIGKDIAASQLQEENDAVVLCGGSTQARDLPIEGRELRGIHQAMEFLTLNTKSLLDSGLADGEYLSAAGKDVVVIGGGDTGTDCVATSIRHGCRSVIQLEIMPQSPLTRQPGNPWPEWPKVLKVDYGQHEAAALYKEDPRRYLVSSKRFVGDDGGYVQELHTVKIEWLRNEQGRIVPQEVPGSEEVIKTQLVLLALGFTGPENTLLDQLGIERDERSNAKAEFGVQATNVEGVFAAGDMRRGQSLVVWAIQEGRQTAREVDRYLMGASDLPK comes from the coding sequence ATGGGTAAAGCAACCGGATTTATCGAATATCAGCGGCAGACCGCCGCAGAGTGCGAGCCGCTGGAGCGCATTAAGAACTGGGATGAATTTTTGCTGCCGATGGATGAGGATAAGCTGAAGGAGCAGGGGGCGCGCTGCATGGACTGCGGAACGCCGTTCTGCCATGTAGGACGCCTGCTGTCGGGGATGGCCTCCGGCTGTCCGCTGCATAATCTGATCCCTGAATGGAATGACCTGGTATACCGCGGCAACTGGCAGGTTGCCCTGAAGCGGCTGCATAAAACGAATAACTTTCCTGAATTTACGGGACGCGTCTGTCCTTCCCCGTGCGAAGGTGCCTGCACTGTGGGAATGAACGGCAGCCCGGTAACCATTAAGACGATTGAACGCTCGATCGTAGACCGCGGCTTTGCCGAGGGCTGGATCCTTCCTGAGCCGCCGCTGGTGCGGACCGGGAAGCGGGTAGCTGTTGTCGGCTCAGGTCCGGCAGGGCTCGCTTGCGCCGCCCAGCTCAACAAAGCCGGACATACGGTGACCGTATACGAACGTGCTGACCGCATCGGCGGCCTGCTGACCTACGGAATTCCGAACATGAAGCTGGATAAGCAAACCGTTCAGCGCCGGGTGGATCTGCTGGCCGCTGAGGGTATTACCTTTGTGACACGTACTGAAATCGGCAAGGATATTGCCGCTTCGCAGCTGCAGGAGGAGAATGATGCTGTTGTCCTGTGCGGAGGCTCTACGCAGGCGCGTGACCTGCCGATTGAAGGGCGTGAGCTGCGCGGCATCCATCAGGCGATGGAGTTCCTGACGCTGAACACGAAGAGTCTGCTGGACTCCGGCCTGGCCGACGGAGAATACCTGTCTGCGGCTGGCAAGGATGTCGTTGTCATCGGCGGTGGTGACACAGGTACAGACTGTGTGGCGACTTCGATCCGCCACGGCTGCCGCAGCGTCATCCAGCTGGAGATTATGCCGCAGTCTCCGCTGACCCGCCAGCCGGGCAACCCTTGGCCGGAATGGCCGAAGGTGCTGAAGGTGGATTACGGCCAGCATGAGGCGGCAGCCCTGTATAAGGAGGACCCGCGCCGCTATCTCGTTTCTTCTAAGCGGTTCGTTGGCGATGACGGCGGATATGTGCAGGAGCTGCATACGGTCAAAATTGAATGGTTGCGGAATGAGCAGGGACGGATCGTGCCGCAGGAAGTGCCGGGTAGTGAAGAAGTAATTAAGACACAGCTTGTACTGCTGGCGCTGGGCTTCACCGGGCCGGAGAATACGCTGCTGGATCAGCTCGGCATCGAGCGGGATGAGCGTTCCAATGCCAAGGCTGAATTCGGAGTGCAGGCCACCAATGTTGAGGGTGTATTTGCAGCCGGTGATATGCGCCGCGGACAGAGTCTGGTGGTCTGGGCGATTCAGGAGGGCCGGCAGACAGCCCGGGAGGTTGACCGTTATTTAATGGGAGCCTCCGATCTGCCCAAGTAA
- the yfcE gene encoding phosphodiesterase: MKLMFISDIHGSLYWLEKALSKAEEEQPHTLVILGDFLYHGPRNPLPEGYDPQGVAARLNAYGKSLAAVRGNCDAEVDQMLLQFPMMGDYVLILHEGRKIYATHGHGFSIEQLPPLAPGDVFIQGHTHLPVADLKEGIYVLNPGSISLPKEGNPHSYGVLADGVFTIRDFDGGTVKQIRL; this comes from the coding sequence ATGAAATTGATGTTTATCTCTGATATCCACGGCTCGCTGTACTGGCTGGAGAAGGCTCTGTCCAAGGCCGAAGAGGAGCAGCCGCATACGCTTGTTATTCTGGGTGATTTCTTGTATCACGGTCCCCGCAATCCGCTGCCGGAGGGATATGACCCGCAGGGGGTTGCCGCCCGGCTCAACGCCTACGGCAAATCACTGGCTGCTGTACGCGGCAACTGCGATGCCGAGGTCGACCAGATGCTGCTGCAGTTCCCGATGATGGGTGATTATGTGCTGATCCTGCATGAAGGCCGGAAGATTTATGCCACCCACGGACACGGCTTCAGCATCGAACAGCTGCCGCCGCTGGCGCCGGGCGATGTTTTTATCCAGGGGCATACACATCTTCCGGTAGCTGACCTTAAGGAAGGCATTTATGTGCTGAATCCGGGCTCTATCTCATTGCCTAAAGAGGGTAATCCACATTCCTACGGCGTTCTCGCAGACGGGGTATTTACGATCAGGGACTTTGACGGGGGGACTGTGAAGCAGATCAGGCTGTAA
- a CDS encoding helix-turn-helix domain-containing protein, whose product MEAASTILAELEDYMKREALTISKFAARSGMNSGTLSNVIQGHRPIAMQQLDRITLAMDLPEGYFYELYVDNYIINGAPDWRRIGPLLQRCAELNKLDSINRVVQHIMDKLIYAPMLFDTAEELFSQGRSAAAALMYESVAEGERFQHSERLALCRYRLFVIGLGDSQDANLHAANQFEPYVERLDEADQLDALKHLADVFASMHRWEKVNELAELLGQKATLQYKHLKKESRQKQPSRPLIYYILYANLSKAGVCDERGEYQRALYYTSLYSDVSWMKSPLSKEEQQVVEQFQEWAHANTYLYRLMSGEIEVLPEYISYIENKENEIPSALYKIIQAANRYEFEIDEILERFRNHRDYRKQQSRLGKFTQQLTGDRHTRFMTELALYHLKHKNFAAGFHYLLEGLESSVIIKSDSNIVRCVGIFEKYRPSALPEHILRYTNSMSEVYRINEKKDGLIDVIN is encoded by the coding sequence TTGGAAGCTGCATCCACGATCCTAGCAGAGCTTGAAGATTATATGAAGCGTGAAGCTCTAACCATATCTAAATTTGCCGCGCGCTCAGGAATGAATTCCGGCACATTAAGCAACGTTATTCAAGGCCACCGTCCAATTGCCATGCAGCAGCTGGACCGGATTACCCTGGCTATGGATCTGCCTGAAGGGTATTTTTATGAACTGTATGTTGATAATTATATAATTAATGGTGCACCGGACTGGCGGAGGATCGGCCCTCTGCTTCAGCGCTGCGCAGAGCTTAACAAGCTGGACTCCATTAACCGGGTCGTGCAGCATATTATGGACAAGCTAATTTATGCCCCTATGCTGTTCGATACGGCAGAGGAGCTTTTCTCCCAGGGCCGTTCAGCCGCCGCCGCCCTGATGTACGAGAGCGTCGCCGAAGGAGAACGGTTCCAGCACTCTGAACGACTGGCTCTCTGCCGGTACAGATTGTTTGTCATCGGACTCGGCGACAGCCAGGATGCCAATCTGCACGCCGCCAACCAATTTGAGCCTTACGTCGAGCGTCTGGACGAAGCCGACCAGCTCGATGCGCTCAAGCATCTGGCTGATGTCTTTGCCTCCATGCACCGCTGGGAAAAGGTTAATGAGCTGGCCGAGCTCCTCGGGCAGAAGGCCACTCTGCAATATAAGCATCTCAAAAAGGAATCAAGGCAGAAGCAGCCGAGCCGTCCGCTTATTTACTATATTTTATATGCTAATCTATCCAAAGCCGGAGTCTGCGATGAGCGCGGTGAATACCAGAGGGCTCTATATTATACTTCGTTATATAGTGATGTTAGCTGGATGAAATCCCCTTTGAGCAAGGAAGAACAGCAGGTTGTCGAGCAGTTCCAGGAATGGGCCCACGCTAACACCTATCTATATCGGCTAATGTCCGGAGAGATTGAGGTACTGCCCGAATACATCAGCTATATCGAGAACAAGGAGAATGAAATCCCATCGGCCCTGTACAAAATTATTCAGGCTGCCAACCGTTACGAATTCGAAATCGATGAGATTCTGGAGCGTTTTAGAAATCACAGAGACTATCGGAAACAGCAGAGCCGTCTTGGAAAGTTCACCCAGCAGTTAACCGGTGACAGGCATACACGGTTCATGACAGAGCTGGCTTTGTATCATTTAAAACATAAAAATTTTGCTGCTGGCTTTCATTATCTATTAGAGGGTTTGGAATCATCTGTTATTATAAAGAGTGACTCCAACATCGTCCGATGTGTCGGAATCTTCGAAAAATACCGGCCGTCCGCCTTGCCGGAGCACATTCTGAGATATACAAATTCAATGAGCGAGGTGTACAGAATTAATGAAAAGAAAGATGGCCTTATTGATGTCATTAACTAG